Genomic segment of uncultured Methanobrevibacter sp.:
CATGGAAAAATCCATCAATCATAATTTGTTTAAAATAGGATTTTACTCCTCGTTTAGCAATTAATTTTTTATTATATTGTGGGCATTCATGATTCATTATTGTAGCTACTTCTTTTCCTTTTATAAGTTCCATTGTGATGATTTTCTGAGTACAATATTCTGGATATGGTTTAGGTATATGGATGTAATGAATTCCTTTAAAATTATGTGCTAAATTTTTCATATTGATTAATTCTTCAGTATAATCAATTTCTTTAAATATTGAACGTTCAAATTCATTTAAAATCCCTGGAATATTATAAATTTTAGTTTGATGTATGTATTTTCCTATTTTTTCAGATAAAAATTTCATAATTTTTAAATCAGATTCAATAGTTTCACGAACACCTGGTTTTTGAACTTTAATAGCTACTTCTTCATTGTTTTCAAGTAATACTCCTTTATGAACTTGTCCAATTGAAGCAGAACCTAATGGATTTTCATCAATTTCTTTATAAATTTCAGTTATTGGTTTTTTGAGTTCTTTTTCAATAACTTTTTTTATTTCGCTAAATGGTGTGGTGGGAGTATTATCTCTTAAAGATTCTAACTCCTTTGCTATATCTATCCCAATTAAATCTGGTCTTGTACTTAACATTTGACCTAATTTAATATAAGTAGGACCTAATTCTTCTAACACATTTTTTATTCTTTTAGGGATAGATTCATCTGGTAATTCATTATATTTTCCTCTTTTAGTATCTTTTAAAAAAGGAAAGTTCTTAAAAGAAGTGTTTTCTTCAATAAGATAACCAAAATCATTTTTTTTAAGAACTTTATATATTTCTTCTATTCTTTTTATAGAATCATTTTTTGTGTTAGAAATTATTTTCATATTTGTGTAATTGTTAAAACTTCTATTTAAATTAATATCTTAGAATTTTTCTAAAATTCTTGCATATACCTGTTTTAGATTATCATCGGATTTTTCATAGATTCTTTTTAAGATAAGTTCAGGAGTACTTTTTGCAAGGAAATTCATTTTCGGAGTTCTATCAACAATTAAATTATAATTTTCATCTAATCCTTTTGCTTCAATACCATCTACTCTTATATCAGTATAATTCATTAATTCACGAGCCATATGTGTTACAATTATTCCATATGAATTTGATTCTTTAATCATATCTATAAATGTTGAAATGATTTTAACAGCAGCTTCTAATTCTGTTATTCCTTCAAGTTCATCAAGTAATACTAATTTTTCACTGTTTGTTGTAACAATTGGTATAAATACATTTAAAAATGATTCAAAAGCACCAGCATCAAGTGATCGTTTCTTTGAAAAATGATATATTTCATCAAATAATTTGATTTTTGCTTCTTTAGCACTTACTGGGAGCCCCATTTGAGCCATTATTGAAATTTGAGTTAATGTTTCAAGAAGTGTTGTTTTACCTCCACTGTTTGCTCCGGTGAGCAATGCTATATTTTCATCATTTGTAAGTTTATAATTTATTGTTTGCACATTTTCATTATCTTTTTTAAGAGATAATTCTAAGTGCAATGCGTCTTTTAAGTTTATTTCATCGCAAAATGTAGGGGCATTTAAATCATATTCGTATGCAAAACTACCTAATGTAAATTCATAGTCAAATTTAATTACATCTTGAACTTCTTTAATAGCCTGTTCTTTTATAGAATTTAATTCTATAGCTGCACTTTTTTTAACATCAAAAATATCGTTTTCTTTTTTGGAAGATTGTTCTAATTTTATTCTTTCGATTTCATTGTCATCAATTTCAATCGGATACTTTCGAAGGTATGGATCAAAATCAAATCCTGTTTTTTCTTTGAGAATTTTCTTCCTTTCATTTATAATTTCGTCAAATATTTTATTAATCTTTGGAGGTAAGTTCTTATTTAATAAGTTTAAAATTTCATTTCCTTCAAGATCAACATTTTGTATAGCATTTTCTAATTCTTCATCCATATCTTTCTTTAAAGAATTTACTAATTCGTCAATATCTACTTCTCTTTTATCAATAACATTAAGTTCATCTATAATTGGGATAATTTCTCCAAGAATTGTTTTTTTACCTCTAATTTTTTGAATTTCATAAACTCTATTAAATAAATCTTGGTTTTGTGTAAAAAAGTTTATTATCTTTTCAGGAACTATTTCATAGTCATTTTCATCTATGTTTATCATTACTAAATTGGGCATTCCTTCAAAATCCAAAATTGCTTGAGAATATACATAGAAAATAAGATCATAGTTTAACAATTCTTCTTGGAGTAATGGGGAATCATTAGCTGTAATTATTGGATAATATTGGTTTAATCCTAAATCTGTGAGGTAAGAATTATCCTCTTCACGTTCTACTAAAATAACTTTACTACCATCATATTGTGGTTTTGGTTCTTCAACTTCTTTTAAATTTTTCATCAAACCTCTTAATTTAATTATTGGAAGTTGTGAAACTAGCTTTTTAGCATCCATTACAAAATTTATTTGTTTTTCTATTTTTCCCATATCTTTTGAAGGAGAAAGTAATAAGATTCTATTTTTTGAATATGTAGTGTTTGAATAGGCTAATATTTTGTTTATGATATCTTCATAAAGTTCCATAGCTCTATCGCTTTTAATAAATTCATAAGTTGGATTGTTTAATAGTTGATTCATTATTTCAATAGCTTTTCTTTGACTTATTCCATCAATATTTGCTATTTTTTCAATATCTACATTTTCAACTATTTCTTGAAGATTTTCTTGTCCTCCAACACTATTTAATATTTTTTCAGAGATTTTATCTCCAATACCTTTTATGTTTTGCAATGTTAATGTCTCTCCTTGCATTTTAACCAAACCCCTTTTTTTTATACATATTTATTTAAATATATATTCAAAATTTCCAAGAGCATTTGGAAAGTATTTGATTATTATTTGTAAATAGCTTCAGCATATTTTTCTATCATATTCAAATAGTTTTTATCTTTCCAACGTCCATCAATAGCAAAATTAACTAAATCTATTGATTTTAAATAATCAATATCATTTAAAAGAGATACATCCTCACTATTGGAAATTATAAGCTCTTCATTGGATAAACTTTTATGAATTGGATACTTGTTATTTTTATTATCCATTAAAAAAACATTATTTAGATTATTTTTTAGTTTTTTTGTTTCTTTTTTGGTGAATAATCTGTTTCTAGTTTTCATTAATTCTATTGATCCTTGAACAATAATTTCTAATTTGGAATTGTCTCTACAATTGTCCATTATATTTTTCAAATCTTCTTTTTTTAATTCTGGAGATAATGTAAGTATTTTGTAATCTTTTAAACTATTTATTGTTTCATTATTGGTTATGTTCATTGAATAAGACCCATATTCACCTGTAAAATCAGGATTCATTATTTCAATTTCATAATGCAATTTAGTTAGAATTCCCTTTACTTTATTCAATGCTTTTATTAGATTGTCATGTGCAATGTCAGGCCATTTCCAAATTAATTTAAAATCTTTGCCTCTTGACATGTCAATAGCTTTTTGTAAAAAAGTCACCATGTAATTGATGTTATATGTTTCTTTATTTTGGATTATTTCAGGATTTTCAGGAGGTATTTCTAAATAAACTCTATTAACATTATTTATTCTATTTAAATCATCTAAATTATTTGTATAATAAGATAATGAATATTCATCTGTTTTTAAATGTTTGTTTTGATTTTTCTTAAGAGACATTTTTATTTTTTCATGGGAATATATAGAATAAACTTTATTTTCTAATTTTTTGAAAAGATCTCTTCTAATTTTGTTAATTTCACTTAATGGGATGAATAAAGTCCCGTCATAATTAATGTTAATTCCTATGATTTCGTAGGGATATTTATCAACTTTTAATAGTTGTTTTTTTATAGTTTTAGTGTCAACACTTCTTTTAAGAGGTTTTTCAAATGGGACCTTTCCTTTAACTTCACATTCGATTTCCTTTTTATTTGCAAGAGTTAATCTGCCTTTTAAATTAGGATATTTGTTTTTAATAGAAAATGTAAGCAATAATTTAGATTTAATGAAACTTTCACCTTTATTTTCAATCTCTTTAACTTTTGCAGTTAATTGATTTCTTTTAGTGAGGTATACGTTAGATTCATTTAAATTAAAATCATGTTTTTTATTTTGTTTTACTTTTTTAATAATTAGAATTCTATCTTTTCTATTAATATCTTTAATCTCTTTATTTCTACCTTTTTTATAATGTTTTAGTGTTGTTAAAAGAGGATTTTGTGAAATTTCTAAGCCATAGTCATTTTTTCCTTTTATTAATAATAATCCATCACCTTTTTGAGGAATGGTTTTTATATTATCATTTAATTTAATAACTATTTGATTATTTTCGCTATTGTAAACTTCCCCTAATTTTAAACCAATATGTCCTGAACGAATGCTTCTTGATGAGGAATAGTTAAATTGTCCATCACATAATCCTCTATTAAATACAAGGTTTATTTCTTCACTTTTTGTAGTTTTATTACTTTTTAACTTATTTAGGGCTTTTCTATAATTACTTACTACAATAGCTAAGTATTCTTTGTTTCTCATTCGGCCTTCTATTTTAATACAACTTATGTTTAATTCGGCAATTTCTTTTAAATAGTTGTATAAGGATAAATCCTGTGGAGATAAATAATAATCTTCACTGTTCAAGCAAGATATTCTGTATTTTTGGCGACATGGTTGTGCACAGCTTCCACGGTTTCCACTTCTGCCTCCTTTAAAACTACTCATTAAACATTGGCCTGAGTAAGAATAACATAAGGCACCATGGACAAATATTTCAAGTTCCATACTTGTTTTTAGATTTTTAATTTCATCTTTTCTCATCTCACGAGGCAAAACTATTCTTTTTATTCCTTTATTTTCAAGATAGTTTAATTTCAATTGATTTTCCGCAGTTATTTGTGTTGATGCATGAACTTTTAAGTTGGGTAAATATTTATTTATTAATTCAATTAACCCTAAATCTTGAACTAAAACAGCATCCACACCTATTGAATATAATGTAGATAGATAGTTCATAACATCTGGAAGCTCATCTTCTTTAATTAGTGTATTTACAGTCACATAAACTTTAACATTATGTAAGTGGGCAGTGTTTACTGCTTCATTTATTTCATTTAAAGTAAAGTTTTTAGCAAATTTTCGTGCACCATATTTTTTTCCAGATAAATATATGGAACTAGCTCCAGCATTAATAGCTACTTTTAAATGCTCCATAGAACCTACTGGTGCAAGTAATTCAGGAATTTTCATGTTTATCCTCGTGTAATCGGCCTTCAATATAATTTCCTTTATTAATATATGATTGTGAAAAGTCCATTATTTGATATTTGTATTTAGACAATTCTTCATCATCCCTATCTTTTAGAGAATCATTATAAATTGATAATATGTTTGTAGTATATTTTTCATTAGAATATCTGCAATCTAAAATTACACAATCAAGACCTAATTTTTTAATTTCATTCATTTCTTCAATTAAACATAAACAGTCTTTGTTTATAATGTGGCTTTGTTTATTATAATCGAATAATACTTTATATTTGAATTTTTTCCTTTTTTTATCTTCTAAAATTGCATAATCTGAATTATTGTGGATTATAAAGTCTTTACCATCATTTAAATTACTAAAATCATCTTTACTTACAATAACTTCTAAATTCCCGTTTACAATCATTTCTAAATCAATGTCTGCCGTATCATTTTTTGAGATTAACTGTTTGATTTCGTTACCTGAAAGTTCTGAAGATAATATCAATCCATTAAATCCTGCTTCTTT
This window contains:
- a CDS encoding AarF/ABC1/UbiB kinase family protein yields the protein MKIISNTKNDSIKRIEEIYKVLKKNDFGYLIEENTSFKNFPFLKDTKRGKYNELPDESIPKRIKNVLEELGPTYIKLGQMLSTRPDLIGIDIAKELESLRDNTPTTPFSEIKKVIEKELKKPITEIYKEIDENPLGSASIGQVHKGVLLENNEEVAIKVQKPGVRETIESDLKIMKFLSEKIGKYIHQTKIYNIPGILNEFERSIFKEIDYTEELINMKNLAHNFKGIHYIHIPKPYPEYCTQKIITMELIKGKEVATIMNHECPQYNKKLIAKRGVKSYFKQIMIDGFFHADPHPGNMMIIDNDVLCYIDEGMMGILDDDFREELAELILLLLSRNVDNIINQLIYMDILTPAQNTPELKADVNDIMNKYYGADLKDMHGGIQQLLQIMIKHNIQLPKEFVMIGRGMTLIEDTGMKLDPNFNAVTELKKLSKKIIIQKYSPNRLAKVSSNYMLQMEHLAKDLPMTINNMLLKLEEGNLSVKLKHESISEIMNQLSISLILSALIIGSSLAIMSDKGPKIFDVSILGLIGFVFSAALGIYLVIQFMLKEK
- a CDS encoding helix-hairpin-helix domain-containing protein; the protein is MQGETLTLQNIKGIGDKISEKILNSVGGQENLQEIVENVDIEKIANIDGISQRKAIEIMNQLLNNPTYEFIKSDRAMELYEDIINKILAYSNTTYSKNRILLLSPSKDMGKIEKQINFVMDAKKLVSQLPIIKLRGLMKNLKEVEEPKPQYDGSKVILVEREEDNSYLTDLGLNQYYPIITANDSPLLQEELLNYDLIFYVYSQAILDFEGMPNLVMINIDENDYEIVPEKIINFFTQNQDLFNRVYEIQKIRGKKTILGEIIPIIDELNVIDKREVDIDELVNSLKKDMDEELENAIQNVDLEGNEILNLLNKNLPPKINKIFDEIINERKKILKEKTGFDFDPYLRKYPIEIDDNEIERIKLEQSSKKENDIFDVKKSAAIELNSIKEQAIKEVQDVIKFDYEFTLGSFAYEYDLNAPTFCDEINLKDALHLELSLKKDNENVQTINYKLTNDENIALLTGANSGGKTTLLETLTQISIMAQMGLPVSAKEAKIKLFDEIYHFSKKRSLDAGAFESFLNVFIPIVTTNSEKLVLLDELEGITELEAAVKIISTFIDMIKESNSYGIIVTHMARELMNYTDIRVDGIEAKGLDENYNLIVDRTPKMNFLAKSTPELILKRIYEKSDDNLKQVYARILEKF
- a CDS encoding U32 family peptidase; the encoded protein is MKIPELLAPVGSMEHLKVAINAGASSIYLSGKKYGARKFAKNFTLNEINEAVNTAHLHNVKVYVTVNTLIKEDELPDVMNYLSTLYSIGVDAVLVQDLGLIELINKYLPNLKVHASTQITAENQLKLNYLENKGIKRIVLPREMRKDEIKNLKTSMELEIFVHGALCYSYSGQCLMSSFKGGRSGNRGSCAQPCRQKYRISCLNSEDYYLSPQDLSLYNYLKEIAELNISCIKIEGRMRNKEYLAIVVSNYRKALNKLKSNKTTKSEEINLVFNRGLCDGQFNYSSSRSIRSGHIGLKLGEVYNSENNQIVIKLNDNIKTIPQKGDGLLLIKGKNDYGLEISQNPLLTTLKHYKKGRNKEIKDINRKDRILIIKKVKQNKKHDFNLNESNVYLTKRNQLTAKVKEIENKGESFIKSKLLLTFSIKNKYPNLKGRLTLANKKEIECEVKGKVPFEKPLKRSVDTKTIKKQLLKVDKYPYEIIGININYDGTLFIPLSEINKIRRDLFKKLENKVYSIYSHEKIKMSLKKNQNKHLKTDEYSLSYYTNNLDDLNRINNVNRVYLEIPPENPEIIQNKETYNINYMVTFLQKAIDMSRGKDFKLIWKWPDIAHDNLIKALNKVKGILTKLHYEIEIMNPDFTGEYGSYSMNITNNETINSLKDYKILTLSPELKKEDLKNIMDNCRDNSKLEIIVQGSIELMKTRNRLFTKKETKKLKNNLNNVFLMDNKNNKYPIHKSLSNEELIISNSEDVSLLNDIDYLKSIDLVNFAIDGRWKDKNYLNMIEKYAEAIYK